From Caloenas nicobarica isolate bCalNic1 chromosome 18, bCalNic1.hap1, whole genome shotgun sequence, a single genomic window includes:
- the LOC135995954 gene encoding histone H3.3A → MARTKQTARKSTGGKAPRKQLATKAARKSAPSTGGVKKPHRYRPGTVALREIRRYQKSTELLIRKLPFQRLVREIAQDFKTDLRFQSAAIGALQEASEAYLVGLFEDTNLCAIHAKRVTIMPKDIQLARRIRGERA, encoded by the exons ATGGCCCGTACAAAGCAGACCGCCCGCAAGTCCACCGGGGGGAAGGCTCCGCGCAAGCAGCTGGCGACCAAGGCGGCCCGGAAAAGTGCCCCCTCTACCGGCGGCGTCAAGAAGCCTCATCGCTACAG GCCGGGCACCGTCGCCCTCCGTGAGATCCGTCGCTACCAGAAATCTACGGAGCTGCTGATCCGCAAGCTGCCCTTCCAGCGGCTGGTCAGGGAAATCGCCCAGGATTTCAAAACAGACTTGAGGTTCCAGAGTGCGGCCATTGGCGCGCTGCAG GAGGCCAGCGAAGCATATCTGGTGGGTCTGTTTGAAGATACGAACCTGTGCGCCATCCATGCCAAGAGAGTCACCATCATGCCCAAAGATATCCAGTTGGCTCGCAGGATACGGGGAGAGCGAGCTTAA